A DNA window from Streptomyces canus contains the following coding sequences:
- a CDS encoding cupin, with the protein MPSAGLRRRVAAIPGTPLPHGILGGCVDIIDVEDVHELLGTEWMPLSCAAAHDWDWCPEDSTTPGPAAKVFERPGVCSASPITIYAGATCSTVGWPYEEAVQHARETLRMGEQRALEEWFARDVLCPMAADLTPATGAVSIAQGVAALEGWLAENYGGQGILHVPAGAAALLGCCNVVHMEDGVPRTLMGNCVIMGSGYSVNVGPPDCTQAPPGEAWLYITGPIRIRREAPQIVPDTDKESFRISTNDRFVLAERSFVVEVACCEAAAIRVVLCP; encoded by the coding sequence ATGCCATCAGCCGGACTGCGTAGGCGCGTTGCGGCCATCCCGGGCACGCCGTTGCCCCACGGCATCCTCGGCGGCTGCGTCGACATCATCGACGTGGAGGACGTGCACGAACTCCTCGGCACCGAGTGGATGCCGCTCTCGTGCGCCGCCGCGCACGACTGGGACTGGTGCCCCGAGGACAGCACCACACCCGGGCCAGCGGCCAAGGTGTTCGAGCGGCCCGGCGTGTGCTCCGCCTCGCCGATCACCATTTACGCCGGCGCCACCTGCTCCACGGTCGGCTGGCCGTACGAGGAGGCGGTCCAGCACGCCCGCGAGACGCTGCGCATGGGGGAGCAGCGCGCCCTGGAGGAGTGGTTCGCGCGGGACGTGCTCTGTCCCATGGCCGCCGACCTCACCCCCGCCACTGGGGCCGTGTCCATCGCGCAGGGTGTGGCCGCCCTTGAAGGGTGGCTCGCGGAGAACTACGGCGGTCAGGGCATCCTCCACGTCCCCGCCGGGGCCGCCGCCCTGTTGGGCTGCTGCAACGTCGTCCACATGGAGGACGGCGTCCCGCGCACCCTCATGGGCAACTGCGTGATCATGGGCAGCGGCTACTCCGTGAACGTCGGCCCGCCGGACTGCACGCAGGCCCCTCCCGGTGAGGCGTGGCTCTACATCACCGGCCCGATCCGTATCCGCCGCGAGGCCCCGCAGATCGTCCCGGACACGGACAAGGAGAGCTTCCGGATCAGCACCAACGACCGGTTCGTGCTGGCCGAGCGGTCGTTCGTGGTCGAGGTCGCGTGCTGTGAGGCCGCAGCGATCCGGGTGGTGCTGTGCCCGTGA
- a CDS encoding major capsid protein, with product MTEPFELPEDHTALDDEQLAAALAGAVQAFDAKATSSLVTEKDITELRSLASAVEAMRTEQNDRITAAKAAAAEIEQLAAQVRGDDPNAAPAVEEPVVEEPVAEPEPDPEPVVASAAMVRRPALNLASVRAVQPRVLPEPPAPGTHITAAVDVPGYTPGAPLDFGQVVTGIISRANALKTAGGGTGQVISYRHPYPDELIVTDSSSAPEGTTVAIAAQNQGRLPQGELVASGGWCAPSETLYDITGVACPDMLWDAPEIQLARGGLRYYKPLSLDVGSMTWVHTEADDISGATKPCFKIPCPDPVEVRCDAIGVCLEAGILTQRHFPELVAWYLRNAMVAHEIRVKQVLFQQALNTATPVTLAPTFGALSAIYGAVALQAADVIERHSLCETTALEVVFPWWSRNLFLTDLARQNGVNICDLSPTCIQDVFSTLGVRVQFARGLSPAVPDEIGGSDAAVDWPAVVRFLMYPSGSLQIGRGEEVNLGVVHDSTKFVTNDYTALFAEECSTLVDRSVDTRLVTVPVCPDGATGAQLELVCAAGSS from the coding sequence ATGACCGAGCCGTTCGAGCTTCCCGAAGACCACACTGCCCTGGACGACGAGCAGCTTGCTGCTGCCCTTGCGGGCGCCGTTCAGGCCTTCGACGCCAAGGCGACGTCCAGCCTCGTCACCGAGAAGGACATCACCGAACTCCGCTCGCTGGCCTCCGCTGTTGAGGCCATGCGCACGGAGCAGAACGACCGCATCACCGCCGCGAAGGCTGCCGCTGCGGAGATCGAGCAGCTCGCCGCGCAGGTCCGTGGGGACGACCCGAACGCTGCCCCGGCCGTGGAAGAGCCCGTCGTCGAGGAGCCCGTGGCCGAGCCGGAGCCCGACCCGGAGCCGGTGGTGGCGTCCGCCGCCATGGTGCGGCGTCCCGCCCTCAACCTCGCGTCGGTGCGGGCCGTACAGCCGCGCGTCCTGCCGGAGCCGCCGGCCCCGGGCACGCACATCACCGCGGCCGTCGACGTCCCCGGCTACACCCCAGGCGCACCGCTCGACTTCGGGCAGGTCGTCACCGGCATCATCAGCCGCGCCAACGCCCTAAAAACCGCTGGTGGCGGCACCGGTCAGGTCATCTCGTACCGGCACCCGTACCCGGACGAGCTGATCGTCACCGACTCCAGCTCGGCGCCCGAGGGCACCACCGTGGCGATCGCCGCGCAGAACCAGGGACGGCTCCCGCAGGGTGAACTCGTCGCGTCCGGCGGCTGGTGCGCGCCCAGCGAAACGCTGTACGACATCACCGGCGTGGCCTGCCCGGACATGCTGTGGGACGCCCCCGAAATCCAGCTCGCCCGTGGCGGACTGCGCTACTACAAGCCGCTGTCCCTGGACGTCGGGTCGATGACGTGGGTCCACACCGAGGCCGACGACATCAGCGGTGCCACGAAACCCTGTTTCAAGATCCCTTGCCCGGACCCGGTAGAGGTCCGCTGCGACGCCATCGGCGTCTGCCTCGAAGCGGGCATCTTGACCCAAAGGCACTTCCCGGAGCTGGTGGCCTGGTACCTGCGCAACGCGATGGTCGCCCACGAGATCCGCGTGAAGCAGGTCCTGTTCCAGCAGGCCCTGAACACGGCGACCCCGGTCACCCTGGCCCCGACGTTCGGCGCCTTGTCCGCGATCTACGGCGCGGTCGCCCTCCAGGCCGCCGACGTCATCGAGCGGCACAGCCTCTGCGAGACCACGGCGCTGGAGGTCGTGTTCCCGTGGTGGAGCCGCAACCTGTTCCTCACCGACCTGGCGCGGCAGAACGGCGTCAACATCTGTGACCTGAGCCCGACCTGCATCCAGGACGTGTTCAGCACGCTCGGGGTGCGGGTCCAGTTCGCGCGCGGCCTGTCCCCGGCCGTCCCGGACGAGATCGGCGGCTCCGACGCGGCCGTCGACTGGCCCGCCGTCGTCCGGTTCCTCATGTACCCGTCCGGGTCGCTCCAGATCGGGCGCGGTGAGGAGGTCAACTTGGGCGTCGTGCACGATTCGACCAAGTTTGTCACGAATGACTACACGGCCTTGTTCGCTGAGGAGTGCTCGACCCTCGTCGACCGGTCGGTGGACACCCGCCTCGTCACCGTCCCGGTCTGCCCGGACGGCGCGACCGGCGCGCAGCTGGAGCTCGTCTGCGCCGCCGGCAGCAGCTGA
- a CDS encoding AbiJ-related protein, with product MDVDSLRRLIDEAVVSRYEVFRHDDIPALCESLSMPAPPPRIDPHTNREISKHKRLTASLSACKGEALPAIAHAVLASQPVAAAHRNALQDVLWQESSCVEIPGRTRRELAASFALEDHARHSERFLKTLDAFWILDDDPLAGWGGPDKSLRAKIIRHVIGHDDWDAEYLFEQLGCFEAPHPRFARFLEALAAPSTLPEEPAQRRFTEMANEHLLRVGAQLQAVGEHDGYPLFELINVGQASSRRPRQVIFATLVKPDIRVSSVLDGDLEVIEHAEQADEILVYNRVIGNDGLRWRDLMSWWQEKHDITDTGHARSSLFDRMRASLPKESSGQDNLYWLYYNIYQHELDDLPALLPEVWLHWDHQTVKQRRERAQQHIRMDFLLLMPGRKRVVLEVDGSQHFTDNRGTVPNPRKYAETMAGDRELKLLGYHVYRFGHDELEKREHARSILTDFFSRLLRAA from the coding sequence ATGGACGTGGACAGTCTTCGGAGGCTGATCGACGAGGCAGTTGTCTCTCGATACGAGGTTTTCCGCCATGACGACATCCCAGCACTGTGTGAAAGCCTCAGCATGCCTGCGCCTCCACCACGTATAGATCCCCACACGAACCGCGAGATCTCTAAGCACAAGCGCCTGACTGCCAGCTTGAGCGCCTGCAAAGGCGAAGCCCTTCCGGCGATCGCGCACGCTGTCCTGGCCAGCCAGCCCGTCGCCGCAGCCCATCGCAACGCCTTGCAAGACGTGCTGTGGCAAGAGAGTAGTTGCGTCGAGATCCCAGGTCGGACCAGACGTGAACTGGCCGCGTCGTTTGCCCTTGAGGATCACGCTCGTCACTCGGAACGCTTCCTCAAGACGCTCGACGCCTTCTGGATCTTGGACGACGATCCTCTGGCCGGCTGGGGCGGGCCCGACAAGAGCCTGCGCGCGAAGATCATCCGGCATGTGATCGGGCACGATGACTGGGACGCCGAATACCTCTTCGAACAGCTTGGCTGTTTCGAGGCACCGCATCCACGTTTCGCGCGCTTCCTGGAGGCGTTGGCGGCGCCTTCAACGCTGCCTGAGGAGCCAGCACAGCGGCGCTTCACCGAAATGGCCAATGAGCACCTGCTACGAGTGGGCGCACAACTTCAAGCAGTCGGAGAACACGACGGTTACCCGCTATTCGAATTGATCAACGTCGGACAGGCGTCATCCCGTCGGCCCCGGCAGGTCATCTTCGCCACCCTGGTTAAGCCGGACATCAGGGTCAGCAGCGTCCTGGACGGTGACTTGGAGGTCATCGAACACGCCGAGCAAGCCGACGAGATCCTCGTGTACAACCGCGTCATCGGCAACGACGGCCTCCGCTGGCGTGACCTCATGAGCTGGTGGCAGGAAAAGCACGACATCACCGACACCGGACATGCCCGGTCGTCGCTGTTCGACCGCATGCGGGCCAGCCTGCCCAAGGAATCAAGTGGTCAGGACAACCTGTACTGGCTGTACTACAACATCTATCAGCACGAGCTCGACGATCTTCCCGCCTTGCTGCCCGAGGTATGGCTGCACTGGGATCACCAGACGGTCAAGCAGCGCCGTGAGCGCGCCCAGCAACACATCCGGATGGACTTCCTGCTGCTGATGCCCGGCCGTAAACGCGTCGTACTCGAGGTCGACGGAAGCCAGCACTTCACGGACAACCGAGGCACGGTTCCCAACCCTCGCAAATACGCAGAAACTATGGCCGGGGACCGCGAACTGAAGCTTCTGGGCTATCACGTCTACCGCTTTGGTCATGACGAGCTCGAGAAGCGAGAGCACGCCCGTTCGATACTTACCGATTTCTTCAGCAGGCTGCTTCGGGCAGCGTGA